The proteins below are encoded in one region of Penaeus chinensis breed Huanghai No. 1 chromosome 25, ASM1920278v2, whole genome shotgun sequence:
- the LOC125038465 gene encoding gastrula zinc finger protein XlCGF8.2DB-like produces the protein MDGSGLDLKTYDSKIEFVAVKEENTEDIDEEDFQEVKEEIIEDVEEENAVYIKTEDKINADYECPVSEDGKTIGKEADKNDSDVLMCEEIDPLSSVAVVNEDCENMCSSDSDQLTCREGNEEVACRKEEAKKKRFPCEVCGKKFDFKSMLIRHMTVHTREKSFICEVCSKSFAWKFDLVKHMRVHTNVNPFSCEVCSESFAWKRDLVSHMGIHTKEKPFTCEVCNKSFAWKRDLVKHTRKHTKEKRFRCEVCTKAFFDEGNLVKHMRVHTKEKPYVCEVCSKAFSEKSNLVRHMRVHTKEKPHTCEVCKKAFSEKSTLMLHIRIHTGEKPFNCEICSRAFAVKANLLKHIRVHSKRKQKKGEKLL, from the coding sequence ATGGATGGCTCAGGCTTAGACTTGAAAACGTATGACAGCAAAATTGAATTTGTTGCTGTGAAGGAAGAAAATACGGAAGATATTGATGAGGAGGATTTccaggaagtaaaagaagaaattatTGAGGATGTAGAGGAAGAAAAtgctgtatatataaagacagaagaCAAAATCAATGCAGATTATGAATGTCCAGTGTCTGAAGATGGCAAAACCATTGGCAAGGAAGCAGATAAGAATGACTCAGATGTGTTGATGTGTGAAGAAATAGATCCACTATCATCAGTGGCAGTTGTGAATGAAGATTGTGAGAACATGTGCTCATCAGATAGTGATCAGTTGACATGCAGAGAAGGCAATGAGGAGGTGGCATGTAGAAAAGAGGAAGCAAAAAAGAAGCGTTTCCCATGTGAAGTATGCGGCAAGAAATTTGATTTTAAGAGTATGCTTATACGTCACATGACAGTACATACGAGAGAAAAGTCTTTTATATGTGAGGTATGCAGTAAGTCATTTGCATGGAAATTTGATCTAGTGAaacacatgagagtacatacaaatgTGAATCCTTTCAGTTGTGAGGTATGTAGTGAGTCATTTGCATGGAAACGTGATCTGGTGAGTCATATGGGGATACATACAAAAGAGAAGCCATTTACCTGTGAAGTGTGTAATAAGTCATTTGCATGGAAACGGGATCTGGtgaaacacacaagaaaacacacaaaagagaagCGTTTTCGATGTGAGGTATGTACTAAGGCCTTCTTTGATGAAGGGAATCTAGTGAAGcatatgagagtacatacaaaagaGAAGCCATATGTTTGTGAAGTCTGTAGCAAGGCATTTTCTGAGAAAAGTAATCTAGTACGGCACATGAGGGTACATACGAAAGAGAAGCCTCATACATGTGAAGTGTGTAAAAAAGCATTCTCTGAGAAAAGTACACTTATGTTGCATATAAGGATACATACAGGAGAGAAGCCATTCAACTGTGAGATATGCAGTAGGGCATTTGCTGTGAAAGCTAATTTATTAAAGCATATTAGAGTGCACAGTAAACGGaagcaaaagaaaggagagaaattacTTTAG